The following coding sequences lie in one Epinephelus moara isolate mb chromosome 17, YSFRI_EMoa_1.0, whole genome shotgun sequence genomic window:
- the LOC126404229 gene encoding hepatocyte growth factor activator isoform X3, whose product MQTFNMAYLLLLFLPCVFSTRARILVPGNETILSKEPYRESRKVLTTTGKECKFPFRQGGRIHHHCLTILASKPWCSLTHNFDRDRQWGFCATEETQPEVVVHTSRRITDPCQVNPCQNGGVCTLIPHRPSFECSCPESFTGTLCEQKKCYETVHLRHYDIGESWGRIHLRNVEQCTCVAGEIKCERVRYTMCPSNPCQNDGTCRLITSTGKEVCNCRRGYSGPYCGLASARRIMPFNVLPGIKRRRPSKTAKKHVCGKKHKKRLSIARGRILGGNSALPGTHPWMAAIYIGKSDFCAGSLISSCWVISAAHCFFRNPLRSQIRVVLGQQRFNVTDPNTRTFGVEEYIFPKQFSVFNPTLHDIVLIKLAKQDGRCVRRTPFIRPICLPDKGMAFPDDYCCSISGWGHMHEKAEGYSSLQEGGVRLMNHGTCRESYGNHVTSDMICAGLNGCVDACQGDSGGPLACARNDVSFLYGIISWGEGCGRSGKPGVYTKVGNYIDWIDSVIKRRPKAS is encoded by the exons ATGCAAACTTTCAACATGGCATACCTTCTGTTACTTTTTCTACCTTGTGTTTTCAGTACGCGGGCG CGAATATTAGTCCCTGGGAATGAAACAATCCTCTCCAAAGAGCCATACAGGGAGAGCAGGAAAG TTCTTACTACAACAGGCAAGGAATGTAAATTCCCATTTCGTCAGGGTGGAAGGATTCATCATCACTGCCTCACCATCCTAGCCTCAAAACCATG GTGCTCCCTCACACATAATTTTGACCGGGATCGGCAGTGGGGCTTCTGTGCAACAGAGGAAACTCAGCCAGAAG TTGTTGTCCACACGTCACGCCGAATCACAGATCCATGTCAGGTGAATCCATGTCAGAACGGAGGTGTCTGCACGCTGATCCCACACAGACCCTCGTTTGAGTGCTCCTGTCCTGAGAGCTTCACTGGGACACTCTGTGAGCAGA AGAAGTGCTATGAAACCGTACACCTGCGCCATTATGACATCGGAGAGTCTTGGGGACGAATTCACCTCCGTAATGTGGAACAGTGCACATGCGTGGCAGGGGAAATCAAGTGTGAGAGGGTTCGCTACACAA TGTGCCCTTCAAACCCTTGTCAGAATGACGGAACGTGTCGACTGATCACATCCACCGGCAAGGAAGTGTGTAACTGCAGACGTGGCTACAGCGGTCCCTACTGCGGCCTCG CTTCAGCGCGAAGGATTATGCCATTTAATGTCCTGCCAGGCATTAAAAGACGGAGGCCCTCCAAGACTGCAAAGAAGCACGTGTGTGGGAAAAAGCACAAGAAGAGGTTATCGATTGCCAGGGGGCGGATATTGGGTGGAAACTCAGCTCTGCCAGGTACTCACCCCTGGATGGCAGCCATTTACATTGGAAAGTCAGACTTCTGCGCCGGCAGCCTGATCTCCTCTTGCTGGGTCATCTCTGCGGCTCACTGCTTCTTCCGCAA CCCTCTGAGGTCGCAGATTCGAGTGGTGCTCGGCCAGCAGAGATTCAACGTCACCGATCCCAACACCAGGACATTTGGAGTGGAGGAGTACATCTTTCCAAAACAGTTCTCAGTGTTTAACCCAACACTACACGACATTG TTCTGATCAAACTGGCGAAGCAGGACGGGCGGTGTGTGAGGAGAACCCCGTTCATCAGACCCATCTGTCTCCCAGACAAAGGCATGGCGTTCCCTGATGACTACTGCTGTAGTATTAGCGGCTGGGGACACATGCATGAGA AGGCAGAAGGTTACTCTAGTCTGCAGGAGGGTGGAGTGAGACTGATGAATCATGGCACTTGTAGGGAGAGTTACGGTAACCATGTCACTTCCGACATGATCTGCGCGGGGCTCAACGGCTGTGTCGACGCCTGCCAG GGCGACTCCGGGGGCCCTCTGGCTTGTGCGAGGAATGATGTCAGCTTCCTGTATGGGATCATCAGCTGGGGAGAGGGCTGCGGCCGCTCTGGAAAACCCGGTGTTTACACTAAAGTGGGGAACTATATCGACTGGATCGATTCAGTAATCAAACGTAGACCAAAGGCTTCATGA
- the LOC126404229 gene encoding hepatocyte growth factor activator isoform X2, which yields MQTFNMAYLLLLFLPCVFSTRARILVPGNETILSKEPYRESRKVLTTTGKECKFPFRQGGRIHHHCLTILASKPWCSLTHNFDRDRQWGFCATEETQPEVVVHTSRRITDPCQVNPCQNGGVCTLIPHRPSFECSCPESFTGTLCEQKKCYETVHLRHYDIGESWGRIHLRNVEQCTCVAGEIKCERVRYTMCPSNPCQNDGTCRLITSTGKEVCNCRRGYSGPYCGLEPESECYNGRGTDYRGVVNATVSGARCVPWNSDLLYDELHVGTVVASPLRGLGEHAFCRNPDKDKMPWCYTLNDGAISWEYCDVPSCVMAVSSARRIMPFNVLPGIKRRRPSKTAKKHVCGKKHKKRLSIARGRILGGNSALPGTHPWMAAIYIGKSDFCAGSLISSCWVISAAHCFFRNPLRSQIRVVLGQQRFNVTDPNTRTFGVEEYIFPKQFSVFNPTLHDIVLIKLAKQDGRCVRRTPFIRPICLPDKGMAFPDDYCCSISGWGHMHEKAEGYSSLQEGGVRLMNHGTCRESYGNHVTSDMICAGLNGCVDACQGDSGGPLACARNDVSFLYGIISWGEGCGRSGKPGVYTKVGNYIDWIDSVIKRRPKAS from the exons ATGCAAACTTTCAACATGGCATACCTTCTGTTACTTTTTCTACCTTGTGTTTTCAGTACGCGGGCG CGAATATTAGTCCCTGGGAATGAAACAATCCTCTCCAAAGAGCCATACAGGGAGAGCAGGAAAG TTCTTACTACAACAGGCAAGGAATGTAAATTCCCATTTCGTCAGGGTGGAAGGATTCATCATCACTGCCTCACCATCCTAGCCTCAAAACCATG GTGCTCCCTCACACATAATTTTGACCGGGATCGGCAGTGGGGCTTCTGTGCAACAGAGGAAACTCAGCCAGAAG TTGTTGTCCACACGTCACGCCGAATCACAGATCCATGTCAGGTGAATCCATGTCAGAACGGAGGTGTCTGCACGCTGATCCCACACAGACCCTCGTTTGAGTGCTCCTGTCCTGAGAGCTTCACTGGGACACTCTGTGAGCAGA AGAAGTGCTATGAAACCGTACACCTGCGCCATTATGACATCGGAGAGTCTTGGGGACGAATTCACCTCCGTAATGTGGAACAGTGCACATGCGTGGCAGGGGAAATCAAGTGTGAGAGGGTTCGCTACACAA TGTGCCCTTCAAACCCTTGTCAGAATGACGGAACGTGTCGACTGATCACATCCACCGGCAAGGAAGTGTGTAACTGCAGACGTGGCTACAGCGGTCCCTACTGCGGCCTCG agccaGAGTCCGAGTGCTATAATGGCAGGGGCACAGATTACAGAGGGGTAGTGAACGCCACGGTGTCCGGTGCCCGTTGTGTGCCATGGAACTCGGACCTACTGTATGATGAGCTCCATGTGGGCACGGTGGTTGCCTCGCCCCTCAGGGGCCTCGGCGAACATGCCTTCTGCAG aaaccCAGATAAAGACAAGATGCCGTGGTGCTACACGCTAAATGACGGCGCCATCTCCTGGGAGTACTGTGACGTCCCCTCCTGTGTGATGGCTGTGT CTTCAGCGCGAAGGATTATGCCATTTAATGTCCTGCCAGGCATTAAAAGACGGAGGCCCTCCAAGACTGCAAAGAAGCACGTGTGTGGGAAAAAGCACAAGAAGAGGTTATCGATTGCCAGGGGGCGGATATTGGGTGGAAACTCAGCTCTGCCAGGTACTCACCCCTGGATGGCAGCCATTTACATTGGAAAGTCAGACTTCTGCGCCGGCAGCCTGATCTCCTCTTGCTGGGTCATCTCTGCGGCTCACTGCTTCTTCCGCAA CCCTCTGAGGTCGCAGATTCGAGTGGTGCTCGGCCAGCAGAGATTCAACGTCACCGATCCCAACACCAGGACATTTGGAGTGGAGGAGTACATCTTTCCAAAACAGTTCTCAGTGTTTAACCCAACACTACACGACATTG TTCTGATCAAACTGGCGAAGCAGGACGGGCGGTGTGTGAGGAGAACCCCGTTCATCAGACCCATCTGTCTCCCAGACAAAGGCATGGCGTTCCCTGATGACTACTGCTGTAGTATTAGCGGCTGGGGACACATGCATGAGA AGGCAGAAGGTTACTCTAGTCTGCAGGAGGGTGGAGTGAGACTGATGAATCATGGCACTTGTAGGGAGAGTTACGGTAACCATGTCACTTCCGACATGATCTGCGCGGGGCTCAACGGCTGTGTCGACGCCTGCCAG GGCGACTCCGGGGGCCCTCTGGCTTGTGCGAGGAATGATGTCAGCTTCCTGTATGGGATCATCAGCTGGGGAGAGGGCTGCGGCCGCTCTGGAAAACCCGGTGTTTACACTAAAGTGGGGAACTATATCGACTGGATCGATTCAGTAATCAAACGTAGACCAAAGGCTTCATGA
- the LOC126404229 gene encoding hepatocyte growth factor activator isoform X1 yields the protein MQTFNMAYLLLLFLPCVFSTRARILVPGNETILSKEPYRESRKVLTTTGKECKFPFRQGGRIHHHCLTILASKPWCSLTHNFDRDRQWGFCATEETQPEVVVHTSRRITDPCQVNPCQNGGVCTLIPHRPSFECSCPESFTGTLCEQKKCYETVHLRHYDIGESWGRIHLRNVEQCTCVAGEIKCERVRYTMCPSNPCQNDGTCRLITSTGKEVCNCRRGYSGPYCGLEPESECYNGRGTDYRGVVNATVSGARCVPWNSDLLYDELHVGTVVASPLRGLGEHAFCRNPDKDKMPWCYTLNDGAISWEYCDVPSCVMAVWENQPATKTKIFRRASARRIMPFNVLPGIKRRRPSKTAKKHVCGKKHKKRLSIARGRILGGNSALPGTHPWMAAIYIGKSDFCAGSLISSCWVISAAHCFFRNPLRSQIRVVLGQQRFNVTDPNTRTFGVEEYIFPKQFSVFNPTLHDIVLIKLAKQDGRCVRRTPFIRPICLPDKGMAFPDDYCCSISGWGHMHEKAEGYSSLQEGGVRLMNHGTCRESYGNHVTSDMICAGLNGCVDACQGDSGGPLACARNDVSFLYGIISWGEGCGRSGKPGVYTKVGNYIDWIDSVIKRRPKAS from the exons ATGCAAACTTTCAACATGGCATACCTTCTGTTACTTTTTCTACCTTGTGTTTTCAGTACGCGGGCG CGAATATTAGTCCCTGGGAATGAAACAATCCTCTCCAAAGAGCCATACAGGGAGAGCAGGAAAG TTCTTACTACAACAGGCAAGGAATGTAAATTCCCATTTCGTCAGGGTGGAAGGATTCATCATCACTGCCTCACCATCCTAGCCTCAAAACCATG GTGCTCCCTCACACATAATTTTGACCGGGATCGGCAGTGGGGCTTCTGTGCAACAGAGGAAACTCAGCCAGAAG TTGTTGTCCACACGTCACGCCGAATCACAGATCCATGTCAGGTGAATCCATGTCAGAACGGAGGTGTCTGCACGCTGATCCCACACAGACCCTCGTTTGAGTGCTCCTGTCCTGAGAGCTTCACTGGGACACTCTGTGAGCAGA AGAAGTGCTATGAAACCGTACACCTGCGCCATTATGACATCGGAGAGTCTTGGGGACGAATTCACCTCCGTAATGTGGAACAGTGCACATGCGTGGCAGGGGAAATCAAGTGTGAGAGGGTTCGCTACACAA TGTGCCCTTCAAACCCTTGTCAGAATGACGGAACGTGTCGACTGATCACATCCACCGGCAAGGAAGTGTGTAACTGCAGACGTGGCTACAGCGGTCCCTACTGCGGCCTCG agccaGAGTCCGAGTGCTATAATGGCAGGGGCACAGATTACAGAGGGGTAGTGAACGCCACGGTGTCCGGTGCCCGTTGTGTGCCATGGAACTCGGACCTACTGTATGATGAGCTCCATGTGGGCACGGTGGTTGCCTCGCCCCTCAGGGGCCTCGGCGAACATGCCTTCTGCAG aaaccCAGATAAAGACAAGATGCCGTGGTGCTACACGCTAAATGACGGCGCCATCTCCTGGGAGTACTGTGACGTCCCCTCCTGTGTGATGGCTGTGT GGGAGAATCAGCCAGCGACAAAAACGAAAATATTCCGAAGAG CTTCAGCGCGAAGGATTATGCCATTTAATGTCCTGCCAGGCATTAAAAGACGGAGGCCCTCCAAGACTGCAAAGAAGCACGTGTGTGGGAAAAAGCACAAGAAGAGGTTATCGATTGCCAGGGGGCGGATATTGGGTGGAAACTCAGCTCTGCCAGGTACTCACCCCTGGATGGCAGCCATTTACATTGGAAAGTCAGACTTCTGCGCCGGCAGCCTGATCTCCTCTTGCTGGGTCATCTCTGCGGCTCACTGCTTCTTCCGCAA CCCTCTGAGGTCGCAGATTCGAGTGGTGCTCGGCCAGCAGAGATTCAACGTCACCGATCCCAACACCAGGACATTTGGAGTGGAGGAGTACATCTTTCCAAAACAGTTCTCAGTGTTTAACCCAACACTACACGACATTG TTCTGATCAAACTGGCGAAGCAGGACGGGCGGTGTGTGAGGAGAACCCCGTTCATCAGACCCATCTGTCTCCCAGACAAAGGCATGGCGTTCCCTGATGACTACTGCTGTAGTATTAGCGGCTGGGGACACATGCATGAGA AGGCAGAAGGTTACTCTAGTCTGCAGGAGGGTGGAGTGAGACTGATGAATCATGGCACTTGTAGGGAGAGTTACGGTAACCATGTCACTTCCGACATGATCTGCGCGGGGCTCAACGGCTGTGTCGACGCCTGCCAG GGCGACTCCGGGGGCCCTCTGGCTTGTGCGAGGAATGATGTCAGCTTCCTGTATGGGATCATCAGCTGGGGAGAGGGCTGCGGCCGCTCTGGAAAACCCGGTGTTTACACTAAAGTGGGGAACTATATCGACTGGATCGATTCAGTAATCAAACGTAGACCAAAGGCTTCATGA